Below is a genomic region from bacterium.
TAAATCCGGTCTTCTGAAAGAGAAAGTCAAGAGAGCTCATGAAATTCTTTCCTCATGCACTCTTTGTCCTCGTAATTGCAGTGTCAACAGGCTAAAAGATAAAAAGGGATTTTGCAGGTCTGGTAAAGATTTGATTGTCTCAAGAGCCGTGGCGCATTTTGGGGAAGAGCCGCCGATATCAGGAACAAGTGGTTCCGGAACAATATTTTTTTCGAATTGCAATCTTAAATGTATCTTCTGTCAGAATTATCAAATCAGCCAGCTTGGTATGGGGAATAAAGTAACAACAGAAGAACTTGCGGATATGATGCTCTCTCTTCAAAAAAGTGGTTCTCATAATATAAACTTGGTTTCTCCCACTCACTTCCTGCCGCAAATACTCGAGGGATTATATATGGCGATAGGGAAGGGATTGAAAATCCCGATTGTTTATAATACGGGAGGTTATGACTCTCTGGAAATCATTAAACTCCTTGACGGTATAGTTAATATATACTTACCCGATATGAAGTATTCAGATAATCTAACAGCAGAGAAACTCTCTTCAGCACCTGATTACCCACAGCACAACCGGGCTGCTATTGTGGAAATGTTTTGCCAGGTTGGAAACCTTAAACTTGATAACAGTAAAGTAGCAGTAAGCGGTCTTTTAATAAGACATCTTATTCTGCCGGATGACCTTGCTGGTAGTTACAATACGCTGTCTTTTTTAGCAAATAAAATTTCTAGGGATGTATGGATTGGACTGATGAGTCAATATCATCCCTCGTACAGGGCAAATAAAGACAAAAGAGTAAATCAAAGAATTACAGGCAAAGAATATAAGAAAGTCATTAATTGGGCAGAAGGACTAGGATTTAAGAACTGCCTGATTCAGGGAATAGATAGTTCAGACCTGTTCCTGCCTGATTTTGAAAAAGACCAGCCGTTTTAATGTTCAAAGAATTCTATTTAGATCCTCTAACAAACTTTTGGCATCTATGCCATACATTTTACAAACTTCGCCTATCTTTAACTTTTCCATTTCCATCTTTGCCATAGGGCAGTGTAAACACGGCAACTGATATTTGGAAAGCATTTTTTCAGCACCATCAATCTTTAGTATATCAGCTAATGTTGTATTTTTATTTACTTCCATTTTTTGCTCCTCTGATAAATTGTCAATTAACTATTTTGTTCTCGTGATTCCTTTCTTTTCAAGAACAAAGGCAAGGGGTAAATAACCTTGCCTTTATATCTTTCTACTTATTATTACGAACAACAGGAGCAGGAATCATCTTTTTTAACCATCGGCTTTCCACAGCATTCTGGAACAGGCTGGCATTCTTCAACTTCTACTATTTTGTCGCAGCAATTGTCAGCGCATTTGTACTTTATCTTTTTCCTAGGCTTTGAACCGCAGCATCCCATCTGACTCACCTCCTTTTAAACTCTTTACAAGCTTAATAATATCACACTTTGACCGCTCTTTCAAACAAATGCCTAGTCTTTAAACACACCCTTACAAGCATAAGCATAACCGGTACTTCAATCAAAACACCTACTACTGTTGCCAATGACGCTCCAGAAGATAAACCGAAAAGCATTGCTGAAGTGGCAATAGCTACTTCAAAATGATTGCTTGCTCCTATAAGAGCAGAAGGCGCCGCATCTTTATAAGATAATTTTAACCATTTTGCTATTGCATAGGTTAAAGCAAAGATTAGACATGTCTGAATAAAGAGAGGTATAGCTATCAAGAATATCAGTTGTGGCTGCTTAATAATAAGTTCGCCCTTAAACGAGAATAAAAGGATAAGTGTAACAAGTAATGCCCCTATAGAGACAGGGGTTAGATAACGCAGGAATTTCTCCTCAAACCATTTAAACCCTTTCTTATTAATAATCCATTTTCTTGAATGATAACCAAGGAAAAGTGGTAATCCTACATAAGTTACAACTGATAATACAATTGTCTGCCATGGAATAGGCATCTTATTAACTCCTAACAACCAACTCCCTAAAGGCGCGTAAAGGAATAGCATGGTCAAAGAGTTTATTGCTACCATAACAAGTGTGTGACCATCATTGCCTTTTGACAAGTGTCCCCATATAAGAACCATTGCCGTGCAAGGAGCTATGCCCAAGAGAATACATCCCGCAATATAAGATCTGTACAATTCGACCTGTGAACCATCTTTAATGATCTCTATCCCTGGCAACCACCCTTTAAAAAATACTCCTAGGAATAATGTTGCAATGGCAAGCATAGTGAAAGGCTTAATACACCAATTAATAAATAGAGTAAGAAAAACCGGCTTTGGAGTTTTTCCCGCTTTAATGACCTCAGCAAAATCAATCTTAACCATAATCGGATACATCATAAAGAATAGACATATTGCGATAGGAATTGATACCTGGTAAATGGATATCTCATCTAATGTAATAGCGACATCCGGAAACATTTTCCCAAGCAGTATGCCTAAGCCAATACAGCCTATAACCCATACCGTTAGATATTTTTCAAAAATGTTAAGCCCTTTTTTATCTTTTGTCGCCACTTCAACATTTTGTGTCATAATTGGATCTCCATTAATAAAATGATCCTGTATTAGGTTTTTGTTATGGTTATATTAACACTGATAATATAGTCGCTAAGTTTTGCACCCTGTGGCAAAGATTCTTTGACTTGTCTGTAAAGTGGATCGTTACAATCCGCCATCACATCGATACTGTATGCCTTCTCCTCTATTTGAATATCAGTCAAACCAGCCTGTTTTGCCATTTTTATAGTTTCATCGATAAGAACCGCACCAGCGACACAGCTTACCAGTGCAGCAGCAGAATCAAGTACTTCCTTTGGCAAAGGTTTTTTTAAGGCAAGGTCAGAAATGCATGCTCTGCCGCCCAATTTTAATACGCGTGCAATTTCATTCCAGACCTGTTGCTTGTCCGGCGAAAGATTAATAACACAGTTTGAGATTACTACATCGATGCTTGAATCTGCTACGGGAAGATGTTCTATTTCACCAAGCCTGAATTCGACGTTGGAAAGCTCTGTCTTTTCCGTGAATTTTGAAAGGCCCGCTCTTGCCTTGCCGAGCATTTCCGAGGTCATATCGACGCCGATCGCTCTACCTCGCTGTCCCACTTTACGGGCGGCGATGAAGACGTCGAATCCGCCGCCGCTGCCTAAGTCCAGAACAACCTGTCCCGGCTTGAGATTGGCGATAGCGGTCGGATTGCCGCAGGATAGACCCATATTGGCGCCATCGGGCAATATTTCCAGCTCTTCGTTTGTATAACCGATGGCTCCGGCGAGTTTGTCGGGCGATGAAGAACCGCAGCAGCAGCCCGATTTGCCTTTGGCTATATCTGTGTATCCTTTCCGAACTGTTTCTCTGATTTTTTCGTTTGATTCAGCAGTCATATAACACCTCAAAATTCCTTTGATATATCTTCAAGCATTACAATATCCTTCCTTTACGACCTGGGACCAGTGGCTGGGGATTAAGGACCACAGCCTGAGGATGAGGGTCCACACCCCAATGGCCCGCAACCTCCTGCGCGGGAGGACGCGACATAAGCCTGCAAAATTTTCTCTTCTGTTATTCCTCCAGACACAGTTCCCATACCGCGACCTTTGCTCATTATCAAAATACCCGGCAAAGGCAATTGAGCGGCAATATTGGCGTATTCGGGAGAACTGGACTGTAAAGTGTATAAGCCGAGGTTTGTGCCGGTGGCTTTAATTTTTTGCTCAGCAGAGGCTATGGCATCCGTGATTTCCTTGCTGAGGGTGTCGTTTCCCTTGACGGGGACAAAGACAAATACAGTATCCTGATTAATGGCAAGTGTATTCAGTGCGGCCAGTGAATCCAGAAATTCGCCCACGATAGGTTCCTGTTTGTCGATAGTCGAGACTTCGGGTTTCTGTTCATTTACTTCTTTTGCAACAGGAGCAGCAAATGTGGTAGCCGTATTAACCGGGGCAATCTGTTTTGCGGTTTTTGCTTTGTAAACAAAAATGCCGCCTATCGCTAACAGCACAATAAGGCAGACTACGGCTTTTACCTTTGTATTTCTCGACGGTTTACCGCAATCACATCCCGGACCGCAATTTTCAGATTTCATCTTTTTCATAATTCCTCCCTTTTTCCATTATTGACTCCTTTCGTCGTCGTTATCCTTACAGTTATTGGTTTTTGCCCAAAAACTCAGGTAAATTTTCTACATCTTTTCATATTTAATCCTTTGCAAGCTTGATGTTTATGTCTTTCGGTAAAGCCAGGCCGGCAGCAACCTGCATCGCCTTGAATAACCCGACTGGAACAGCACAGCCTGCGCAGCAGCCTGTCAGCGTTTCCCGAACAGTTGTCATAATCATAGCTGGGCCATTAGGATTGATTTCCTGATAAGCATCAATAGGTCCTTTTTTTTCAATGGCTTGAGCCAACCGGGCAATTTTGTCACAGTTTGTATCAATGTCGAATGTTACATTCTGACTATCTTCGCTATTAACACATGCCGTTGTCCTGAATCCACAGATGCCAGCTTCAATCTCAACAGTTGCCTTCATATTTCTTTAACTCCTATAGCATTCACAAAGCTCATCTTTTGCATTCGCGTCAGTCTCAAATTTTGCACCCAACCCTTTGAAAAACTCTCTAAATCAGTTTATGTAGCCGTATAAATCAGCCAGGTTCCGCCTAATAGAACAAGAACTCCGCAAATCTTTTTTAAAATAAGCGTACCTTTGGATTTCTCATTCCAGTTCAAATAATGCTGGACAACTTCTGTAAAAGTTCCTGCGAAAACAATCACTGAACAATGACCAATGCCATAAACAAATAGAAGTGTTACCCCGTAGAGAAACTGTGTAGATGCTATCTTAAATGCAATGCCAAGCATAGGTGCCATATAGGCAAAAGTGCATGGCCCGAGGGCAATGCCAAAAGCGAGCCCCAGTATAAACCCAGCTAATAGACCTTTCCTCTTAAACGCAGGCTGACTTGATTTTCCGAGAAAAGGAAGAGGAATAATTCCTAAAAGATGAAGACCTATGATAAAGAATATTACGGCTACAATATAGTTTCCATAAGGCCCTATATCACCCAGCATTCGTCCAAAAAGTCCGGTAATTAATCCTATTGCAGCAATAGTTATTAAGATTCCCGAAGAAAAAAGCGATGCTATAAGAAATGCTCTTTTTGTGGATATCCTTCCCTGTTCATCAATAAAACCTACAATTAAAGGAATGCTCGCCAGGTGGCATGGACTCAATAAGATACTTAATACTCCCCAGACAAAAGAAGCGGTTAAGGCAATAATCGGGCCTGATTGAAGAGAATTAGATAACCACTCAAACATGGCTCTTATCATTATTCAACTCCCTGCTTCTTTAGTATCTTAACTATTTCTTCTTTAGAGAAGAAGCCCATATGCCGGAAAAATTCTTTTCCGTCTTTGTCGAGAAAAACCTGTGTGGGAATCGCCCTGATACCATACTTCTGTCCGTAAGGCCTTCCTTCAGAAGTCCAGACATCGTAAAAGATTACTTTTACATCAGGATATTCCTCTTCAATTTCCTTCATTATCGGCTGCATCATCTTGCAGGGAATACAGTTAACAGAACCAAGTTCTATAAAAGTAACCTTAGTAGTTTTGCTTTCCTGCGCAGGAATCTCTGTCTCTGTTTTGGAATTTAACTGTTCTTCCTGATGAGTTTGCTTTTCCCCATTACAACAACTGCTACAGCCTAGAACAGAAAAAAGCAAAGTAGACACTACTATAAAACAGATATTTCTTACCAGCTTATGATACATTTTGCCTCTCCTTTAACCAGTTTTTGATTTCTTCTAGGCCTGGTACTTTACCCGCGCTTTTAACTTCTTCGTCAATGACCAAAGCAGGAGTTAACATTACTCCACGATTCATAATTTCTTTAATCTCTGTTACCTTGGTTATCTCCGCTTCAATTCCAGATTCTTTCACTGCCTGCCCGGCAAGCTCAGCCAGTTTCTTACACTTCGGACAACCTGTTCCCAAGATTTCAATCTTCATTTCTAATCACCTCCTTGATTTCAGCTTACAATGTATCCAAATAAAATGCCGCTTATTGTAGCCATAATGACTACTAAACTTACGTATACGACTGTTTTTTTTGTTCCAATAACCCCTCTAATAACCAGCATATTAGGCAAACTCAATGCCGGACCTGCTAACAACAAGGCTAAAGCAGGTCCTTTCCCCATGCCCGCTCCAATAAGGCCTTGTAAAATTGGAACTTCAGTTAATGTTGCAAAGTACATAAACGCCCCTACTATAGAGGCAAAGAAATTGGCCAAAATTGAATTGCCGCCAACGGCTTTTGAAATAATCCATGAAGGGATTAATCCCTCATGATCAGGTCTGCCTAAAAGAAGACCTGCTACGATTACACCCGCTAAAAGCAAAGGCATAATCTGTTTTGCAAATCCCCATGACATAATAGTCCATTCCTTTAGCTCTTTCCGCTTGAACCACCTTATGAGCATTATTAACAGTGATAATAAGAAAACCGCAGTTATTATCCATTTCACACTAAAAATAGATGCCCACAAGCCAGTATTTTCTGCTTGAACTTTACTCCAATTAGCGAATACAAGCACACCTACCATAGACGCGAAGTAGAAAGCGTTTTTCCAGAGAGGTCGGGCTTCTTTTTCTTCTCCGGACTGAAAAGCGCCATTGGCATGTCTTGCTCTTTCCTCCTTAAGGAATATAAGGTGCATCAGAAAGCCAACGACTATGCTGAAAACTATTGCTCCGATAGCTCTTGCCAATCCTAACTGCCAGCCCAAGATACGAGCTGTCATAATAATCGCTAATACGTTAATGGCGGGGCCTGAATAGAGAAATGTTGTGGCAGGACCTAACCCGGCGCCTCTTTTATAAATCCCGGAAAAC
It encodes:
- a CDS encoding radical SAM protein, producing MFPKYLKTYKSGLLKEKVKRAHEILSSCTLCPRNCSVNRLKDKKGFCRSGKDLIVSRAVAHFGEEPPISGTSGSGTIFFSNCNLKCIFCQNYQISQLGMGNKVTTEELADMMLSLQKSGSHNINLVSPTHFLPQILEGLYMAIGKGLKIPIVYNTGGYDSLEIIKLLDGIVNIYLPDMKYSDNLTAEKLSSAPDYPQHNRAAIVEMFCQVGNLKLDNSKVAVSGLLIRHLILPDDLAGSYNTLSFLANKISRDVWIGLMSQYHPSYRANKDKRVNQRITGKEYKKVINWAEGLGFKNCLIQGIDSSDLFLPDFEKDQPF
- a CDS encoding thioredoxin family protein encodes the protein MYHKLVRNICFIVVSTLLFSVLGCSSCCNGEKQTHQEEQLNSKTETEIPAQESKTTKVTFIELGSVNCIPCKMMQPIMKEIEEEYPDVKVIFYDVWTSEGRPYGQKYGIRAIPTQVFLDKDGKEFFRHMGFFSKEEIVKILKKQGVE
- a CDS encoding permease, with the translated sequence MKESKKLLLMTAVFFGCFYLPVEMLPFRNPVFEALALARWYAREHVLLCLVPAFFIAGAISAFVSQSSVIKYFGAKANKFLAYSVASVSGTILAVCSCTVLPLFSGIYKRGAGLGPATTFLYSGPAINVLAIIMTARILGWQLGLARAIGAIVFSIVVGFLMHLIFLKEERARHANGAFQSGEEKEARPLWKNAFYFASMVGVLVFANWSKVQAENTGLWASIFSVKWIITAVFLLSLLIMLIRWFKRKELKEWTIMSWGFAKQIMPLLLAGVIVAGLLLGRPDHEGLIPSWIISKAVGGNSILANFFASIVGAFMYFATLTEVPILQGLIGAGMGKGPALALLLAGPALSLPNMLVIRGVIGTKKTVVYVSLVVIMATISGILFGYIVS
- a CDS encoding TM0996/MTH895 family glutaredoxin-like protein → MKIEILGTGCPKCKKLAELAGQAVKESGIEAEITKVTEIKEIMNRGVMLTPALVIDEEVKSAGKVPGLEEIKNWLKERQNVS
- the arsM gene encoding arsenite methyltransferase: MTAESNEKIRETVRKGYTDIAKGKSGCCCGSSSPDKLAGAIGYTNEELEILPDGANMGLSCGNPTAIANLKPGQVVLDLGSGGGFDVFIAARKVGQRGRAIGVDMTSEMLGKARAGLSKFTEKTELSNVEFRLGEIEHLPVADSSIDVVISNCVINLSPDKQQVWNEIARVLKLGGRACISDLALKKPLPKEVLDSAAALVSCVAGAVLIDETIKMAKQAGLTDIQIEEKAYSIDVMADCNDPLYRQVKESLPQGAKLSDYIISVNITITKT
- a CDS encoding cytochrome c biogenesis protein CcdA: MIRAMFEWLSNSLQSGPIIALTASFVWGVLSILLSPCHLASIPLIVGFIDEQGRISTKRAFLIASLFSSGILITIAAIGLITGLFGRMLGDIGPYGNYIVAVIFFIIGLHLLGIIPLPFLGKSSQPAFKRKGLLAGFILGLAFGIALGPCTFAYMAPMLGIAFKIASTQFLYGVTLLFVYGIGHCSVIVFAGTFTEVVQHYLNWNEKSKGTLILKKICGVLVLLGGTWLIYTAT
- the arsB gene encoding ACR3 family arsenite efflux transporter is translated as MTQNVEVATKDKKGLNIFEKYLTVWVIGCIGLGILLGKMFPDVAITLDEISIYQVSIPIAICLFFMMYPIMVKIDFAEVIKAGKTPKPVFLTLFINWCIKPFTMLAIATLFLGVFFKGWLPGIEIIKDGSQVELYRSYIAGCILLGIAPCTAMVLIWGHLSKGNDGHTLVMVAINSLTMLFLYAPLGSWLLGVNKMPIPWQTIVLSVVTYVGLPLFLGYHSRKWIINKKGFKWFEEKFLRYLTPVSIGALLVTLILLFSFKGELIIKQPQLIFLIAIPLFIQTCLIFALTYAIAKWLKLSYKDAAPSALIGASNHFEVAIATSAMLFGLSSGASLATVVGVLIEVPVMLMLVRVCLKTRHLFERAVKV